The segment CGAAGCGCGCCGCGGAAGACGCGGCGCAACGCGTCAGAGAAGCCGAGACTCGCGAAGCTGCGGCCACGAGACAGACAGAAGAAGCAGAAAGTCGAAAGGGCGCCGCAGACGAAGCAGAGAGGATTCTCGCTCGCCGCGAAGAGGAAGTTGGGGGCAGGGAAGAAGAACTGCACCGGCTTCAAGATCAACTGAGACAGGAACGAACCGACTTCGAAGGGCAGCTTGGAGCGGCAGAACATACGCTTGAAGCTGCTGGCGGACTTGAGAAGGCAAAACGCATCATCAGCCGCGCCAAGCGCAAGGAAGAAATTGTTGCGGCTCTTGATAAGCGGGAGGTAGCTATTGCCGACCGCGAAGAAGTGTGCGCCCACCGCGAACACGAACTCGCCCTTTGGGCAGCGCAACTCGGAGCTCTGGAGGACGACACTTCAGACGGGGAGGAAACCGTTCAGCGGCTTACCTTGGGAGCGGATGACACTTTTCAGGACGCCGCTGGGAGCATCACTTGCGCGGCTTGCGGCGGGAAATTTCCCGATCGCGGCGCGTTCGACGCGCACAAGGCGAGTTGCCCCAAAGCCGCGCCACACACACCGACTATTGTCGGGGCTCCGGCAGGAGGGCGGGCATCGGTTGTAGCGCCTCCTCCCAAACCGGTCCCGGGTGAGACTGTTCATGACTCTTCGTCGTCTGAACCCGTAGTCTACTGCCAACACTGCAAGGAGGGGTTTTCTCCCGAGGTCTACGCAGCAGAACACGCAACACACGACGAGGGATTGGCAGGAAAGAAGGGCTAAAATAATGGAGGTTACGCCGGACAAGCGAGCATATCGCGAGTCCGGCGGTTTTTTTATTTGTTTTTTTATGCTATACTTAATAAAGTTAATAAAGTTTATAAATTATGCGCCAAAGACTTTTTTTCATTTCATTGGTCCTTATTATTTTTAGCATAGCTAGTGGTCTTGGTTTACGTTATGCGCAAGCAATTGCATGGACCGAGCCGTCGGCCCTGCCGCCGGGTGATAATGTTCCAGCTCCAATTAATGTTGGCGCGGGGGCGCAAATTAAAACAGGCGATTTAACTATCGGCGGGAATTTTGTTGTTGGAAGCGGAGCAGTTATCGGCGCCCCAGCTGGCGGAAACATGGGCGCGGGAACTTTGAACGCTGTGCAGCTTTGTATTCAAGGAAATTGCCGTAACAATTGGCCGGAAGCAGTGAGTGCTTTTGTTGATGAAGGGAATGTTGGTTTCGGTCCAACCGCGGTTTTGGGAACAAATGATAATGTGCCTTTATCTTTGGAAACGAATGGAGTTGGACGAATACAGATTGGTGCCGCTGGTAATGTGGGAATTGGGACAACAAATACAGCGTTTAATTTAATGGTTGGCGGAGTGGCTCCGAGAATTTATCTTTTGCCAGCGCCGGGCAGTAATCCAGAATTTGATTTTGGCAGTCCGGCCATAGATACTCACTGGGCAATTTATCGCGATGTGGCGACAGACCAACTTCGTTTTTGGAGAACTGATAATAGATTAATTTTAACAAGTGACGGTAATGTCGGCATTGGAACAGATCCTGCTTACAAACTGGACGTAGCCGGACAAATAAACGCAAACACAAATTTAACGCCGGCGATCAGGGGAGTAAGTACAGCAGGTAATGGCAAGGGAATTTATGGTGAAGCGGCTGCTGCTGCAGGAATTAATTACGGTGTTCATGGAAAGACTTCTAGTGCGACTAATTTCGCTCGTGGTGTTTATGGCGAAGCAACCGGCGCTGGAAATGTAATGGCTGTTTATGGCGAAGCAACAAGCAACGGTGCGGTGGCAAATGTTGGCGGTTATTTTACGGCGGCGGGCAGTTTGGGGATTGGAGTTAAAGGAAGCGGCGCAAGTTATGGCGGATTTTTCCAAGCAAGCGGTCCAGGCAGTAGCGCGGTTTATGGAGAATCTGGCGCAGCTGACGGTTGGGGAGGATATTTTTTGGGAGGCAAGGGAGTTTATGCCTCGGCCGAAGTAGTTGGTGCGCCAGCGGGAGGATATAAGGGGAATGGAGTGTTAAATGCGGAGCAGCTTTGTATCCAAGGAAATTGTTTAGGTGCTTGGCCCGCGGGCGTCGCGCCCGGCGGCGGAGACGGGCAGCTTCAATTCAACGACGGCGGAGTTTTTACGGGTGATGCTGGGTTGACCTTTGATAAAGCTACGGACATCCTTACGGTCGGCGGAAATTTAAAAGTTGGGATGGGCGCGGCGGACAACGATGATTATATTTATTTTGATGATGGTTCAAAATATATAAAGTGGGTGGACGCCCAAGCTATGTTTAATTTTAGTAATGGTATTTTGAGCGATTCTTTCGTTTCTGGTACTCAACTCACGGCGCGAAGCGGAGGCTATATTCACGCAGTTGACGTAACTAATGCCAAGTCTATGGGTATGCGTCACTTGGGAACTCATGGCCTTTTACAGGTTGATTCAGCTAATCCCGGAGTTGATGCGGGAAATTTAGTTTTAAGAGCTGATATTGATTATCCTGCTAATTATGTCGAGATTGCAGATGAGTTGAGAGTTAACAGTACCTTGACGGTTGTTGGTGATGCAACTGTTTTGGGCAAAAACGTTTGTTTGCAAGATGGAACAAATTGTCCGGCAGCAGCAGCGGCAGTGCAGTTGCAGGCCGCGACCCCCGGCGTGGCGCAAGTTGGACATTTAAATATTTCTGGCACAGGAATATTTGGAAGCCTGAAGATAGGTGCGTTAAATGGCGTTTTAAAAGCGGCGGGCGGAGTGGTGAGCGCTGACGCGGTTCTCGGAACTGCTAGCGGAGGCACGGGCGGTTCGGCTGCGCCCACCGCGGGCGGCGTAGCTTATGGCACTGGCGCGGCTTATGCTTTCACAGCGGCGGGAGTTAACGGGCAATTTTTAAAAAGTCAGGGCGCAGGCGCTCCGGTTTGGACAGATATTCCTTCAGGAGTCGGCGGTAGCGGAACAGCGAATTATTTAGCAAAATTTACGGGTGCGAGTACGGTTGGTAATTCGCAAATTTATGATAATGGTACTAATGTCGGCATTGGGACCGCGGCGCCGTCTTATAAAATGGACGTCGTAGGAACGATGCGAACTACTGGTGATTTTTTAGCTGACAATAATGTAAGGGGGACATGTAGCTGGCATTCGGTTAGCGGTTTAGTTGCCTCTTATTATGATTTGTTATGCCCTGATAACAAATTTATTGCGGGTTTAAGTTTTAGTGCTGCAAGCGGTGGTTATATTGATGAAATATATTGTTGTAAGTTATAGTTTTTGACAAATCAAAATAAAAATATTTCATGTCATGTTAAAACTTTATAATTCTCTTACAAAACAAAAAGAAATTTTTCAGTCTTTATCTGAAGAAAAAAATAAAAAGAAATTGGTAACAATGTATACTTGCGGACCGACGGTTTATGATTATGTTCATATTGGAAACCTTCGGTCTTTTTTGATTGCTGATTTGCTTCGGCGATTTTTGGAATTTAAAGGCTATAAAGTTAAGCAAGTGATGAATATTACTGACGTTGGACACATGACATCCGACGCGGAAGCTGGAGAAGATAAAATGGAAGCCGCGGCGCGGCGCGAGAAAAAAGATCCTTGGCAGATTGCAAAATTTTTTGCTAAAGCGTTTTTCGCGGACGCGAAGAAAATGAATTTTTTGAAAGCCTGGAAATATCCAAAGGCAACGGACCATATTAAGGAAATGATAAAAATTATAGAGAAGTTAATTAAAAATGGTTATGCCTACGAGGTTAATGGCTCAGTTTATTTTGATTTATCAAAATTTTCTGATTGGGGGAAGTTGTCCGGAAACAAGCTGGAAGATCTTATCGCTGGCGCGCGGGTGGAAGTAAACCTAGAAAAAAAGCACCCGTATGATTTTGCTTTATGGATAAAAAATCCGTCACACATAATGCAATGGAATTCGCCCTGGGGAAAGGGTTATCCGGGTTGGCATATTGAATGTTCAGCTATGGCAATGAAATATTTGGGAGAAACAATAGACATTCATACCGGTGGTGAGGATAATAAATTTCCGCATCATGAATCAGAAATCGCCCAATCCGAAGGCGCGACAGGAAAACAGTTTGTCCGTTATTGGCTGCACGTAAAACATCTGATGGTGGACGGAGAAAAAATGAGCAAATCAAAAGGAAATTTTTATACCCTGAATCAAATTTTGGAAAAAGGATTTTCCCCGCGGGCGCTTCGTTATCTTTTACTTTCCACACATTATCGCGATTCATTGAATTTTACTTTTGAAAGTTTAGGGGCGGCGGAAAAAAATATCACAAAAATTGATGAAACGTGGACAAGATTAAATGGTGTAGATTATAAAGCAGACGGAGATGATAAACTCTTCGGGGTAGCAGAGAAAAATTTTGTTGATTTTGAAGCGGCGCTTAGTGATGATTTAAATATTTCCGGAGGGCTGGCGGCTTTGTTAAATTTTGTAAAAGAAATTAATGTGGCCATCTCTCGGGGAATTTCTAAAGATGAGGTCAATATTGCCGAAAGGACACTTCTTGCAATGGATGGAGTTTTGGGTTTTGGCTTGGAAATATTGAAAGAAGAAAAAATTTCTGAAAAAATAAAAAACCTGCTTTCGGAACGCGAGCAGGCGAGAAAAAATAAAGATTGGGAAAAGTCGGATGAGCTGCGCGCGGAAATTGAGAAACAGGGTTATGTGGTAGAAGATACGACTGAAGGGCAAAAGGTTAAAAAGTTTCGCGGTTAAATGGCCGATAAATTTACAGCCATTTTTTCTTTTCAAAAAAGAAGAGGAGCCCCAAGGCGCCGAACATCATTCCTCCGAGAATTATCCAAAAACCGTAAGGGTGGTCGGTGAGAGGCATACCAGGCGTATTCATCCCAAAGAGTGCGGCCAAAAGCGTTAACGGAAAAACAATCACGGAAAAGATAGTCAGAGTTTTCATTATTTCGTTAATGCGAAAATCAATCAGGGAGGCATTGGTTCCGTGCAATGCGTCGATTGTGTCTTTATAATTATCCAGAAGATCCCAAATTTCTTTAGTGTTGTTTACCAAGTTTTCAAAATAAATTTTCATTTTCTGAGTCGGGAAAAATTTCGGAGCTTCGGCGACGAGAGCCCTGATGACCTGCTTGTGCGGCTGCATTGCTTTACGGAAATTAACAATGTTGGTTTTGATGCGGAGGATTTCCGTAATTGTTCCCTTTTCAAATTCAGACCGCAATTTTGTTTCCACATTATCAATATCGGTTGAAATGTGGACGAGCATGGGAAAACAAGATATCAGGAGCTCGTGAAGAATTTTGTGTAGCAGATCGGTCGGATTCGCGCATTTTTCTTTTTCATTTTGGCATCCGGAAAAAATTTCCCGGAGAGGGATGAGCTCATTATTATTTACCGTGACGAGCGTTTTTTTGGTAATAAAAAAATCCACTTCCGAAGCGTGGAGAATCCTGGTTTTTTTGTCAAAAACCGGGAAAAGCAAAATCATAAACAAATACTCCGGACGGACTACCAATTTTGGCCGTTGAAGCGGCGGCAGGCAATCTTTTAAATCAAGTTCGTGAAAACCAAATTTTTTCCGCAGGTATTCAGTCTCTTTTTCGCTATTTTTTGTAACATTTACCCAAGAAAATTTTGCGTTCCGAAATTCCAGGACGTTTTTTATCATATTCCCCCTAAAAGTTTTTATAAAAAATATTTTATAAAAGTTATCAACAACTTAATTTTAGCATAAATTTTGGAAATGTGATACAATTTTTAAATAAAACGTAAAACAAACAGATGGATATTAAAGATAAAATAGAAAAAATAGGGGGATTAGAGGAGGCGATTCCCGAGCATGAGATTTCTGCAATCCCCGAGAAAAAAGTTGAAGGGGAAAAGGCGCCCAGGCCGGAGTGGGAGAAAGTTGCTCCAGTTGAAGAGAAGAATGGGAAAAAGCCGCTCGTCGCCGCCGTGGTTCATCCTGTCACGGAAAAGCCCGCGAAGAGTGAAACTTTAGTTAAAATTGAAAAAATACTAGAGGAAGATCTTGAATCTTTTTATTTTTCCATGCCGCCGGAAAAACAAGCGGTGTTCAAGGAAAAAGGTGAGGAAACGGCTTCAAAAATAGAAAAAATGGTGGAGGCGGGTAAAGTCGTCGCCCGGAAAATTTTAAAATTAATCCGCGCGTGGTTAAAAATTATTCCCGGAGTTAATAAATTTTTTCTGGAACAGGAAGCAAAAATAAAAACGGATAAAGTGGTAGTGATGTCAGAGAAAAAAATGGAATAGAATTTTTATGGAGGATTTAGAAAAAAAAACTTGGCATAAAATAAAAGGATGGTTTCCGAGGACAGCGCTCGCCGCGATTTTTATTTTTTCCGTTTATCAGATTGCCATTCCGACCGCGGAAATACCGCCGGAAGTTGGGGGATTTATTGAAAGTCCACTCGGAATAATGGTTTTCACGCTTGCCGCGATTTTTTTGGGATCGTGGTTTTTTATTTACTTACTTAGAAGATTTTTGCATCATCGGACAAAAATGTCCACTTCTTTCCGGAATATTGTTTTACTTGTGACTGTGCCAAAAGAATCAGCGGAAAGAGCTCAGGCGCAAGAAAAGAGAGAAATTACTGTTCAAACAATCCAAGAAGGAATCGCCACGGCCGAATCGCTCTTCGCGTCGATCGGCGGATTAAAGGCACAAAAAGGAATTGGTGCTTGGTTCACTGGTCGCACCGATTATCTTGCTTTTGAGATTGTTGCCGATAAAGGATTTATTTCTTTTTACGTAGCCATGCCAAAATATTTGCAGGAATACGTTGAACAACAAATCAGGGCGAATTATCACGAAGCTTTTATTGAAGAAGTTAAAGATTATAATATTTTTACGCCGACGGGCGATATCCGTGGCGCTTATTTAACTTTCAAGCGCCCGCATTTTTTTCCGATAAAAACTTATAAAAAGATGGAGACTGATCCGATGAACAGCTTGACGAATGTTTTGTCAAAATTGGAAAAAGATGAGGGAGCGGCGATTCAATTTGTCCTGCGTAGCGCGCGCAAAGAGTGGCGGCAGCCGGGCATAAAAATCGCCCAAGAAATGCAGCAAGGCAAAAAATTTAGCGAAGCGATGTCATCGATCAGCGGGAATATTTTCATGAAAATTTTGGGTGAACTTGGTAGAGCGTTCTCTGGAGGAGGGAAAAAGAAACCAGAAGACCAGATGAAACCTCAACCGGAGATTTATCGCCTTTCGCCAATGGAAGAGGAAATGGTCAAGGGTCTTGAAGAAAAAGCCAGCAAGGCTGGAGTTGATGTTAATATCAGAATTGTTTCGTCGTCGCCGAACTCCGCGCGGGCGAAAATGAATTTGGACAACATCACTAACGCTTTTTCTCAATATAATATTTATCAATATGGCAATAGTTTTGTGCGCACGGCGCCAGGCGGGCGGGCGTTAAAAAGAGTGATTAATAATTTTATTCATCGTAGTTTTTACGAAAAGAGAAAAGTTGTTTTGAACTCGGAAGAAATGGCCAGTCTTTTCCACTTTCCGTCGCCTTGGACCGAAGCGCCGAATATTCAGTGGCTTTTGGCGAAAAAAGCCGCGCCACCGGTTAATATGCCAAAAGAAGGTTTGACTCTTGGCAAGTCGACTTATCGAGGAGTGGAGGCAATGGTGAAAATCAAACGGGAAGATCGCCGCCGCCACGTTTATATTATTGGTAAATCCGGCGTTGGTAAATCCGTGCTTTTGTCCAACATGGCTAAACAAGATATTCAAAACGGCGAAGGCGTGGCCGTGGTTGATCCGCATGGCGATTTGATTGAAGATATTTTAACCGGCGTGCCGAAAGAACGGCTGGACGACGTGATTATTTTTGATCCGTCGGACGCGGATCGGCCGATCGGTTTGAATATGCTTGAAGCTAGAGATGAATCACAAAAGGATTTTGCTGTTCAGGAAATGATCGCGATTTTTTACAAACTTTTCCCGCCGGAAATGATTGGTCCGATGTTTGAACACAACATGAGAAATGTTATGCTGACGTTGATGTCGGATCTAGCAAATCCCGGGACGATCGCGGAGATTCCGAGAATGTTTTCCGATAATGATTTTCAGAAATCCTGGGTGGCGAAAGTTAAAGATCCCGTCGTCCGCGCGTTTTGGGAAAAAGAAATGGCCAAGACTTCGGATTTTCATAAATCAGAAATGCTTGGATATTTGATTTCTAAGGTCGGCCGTTTTGTGGAAAATGAAATGATGAGAAATATTATTGGCCAGTCCCATTCCGGATTTGATTTTCGGGAAATAATGGACAAGAAAAAGATTTTGCTCGTTAATTTGGCAAAAGGCAGAACCGGCGAAGTGAACAGTGAACTTTTGGGTTTGATTATCGTTTCCAAACTCCAGATGGCGGCGATGGGTCGAGCAGAACTTCCGGAAGCCGAGCGCCATGATTTTTATCTTTACATTGATGAGTTCCAGAATTTCATCACCGACAGCATCGCCACGATTTTATCCGAGGCGAGAAAATATCGGCTGTGCCTTACGATTGCTCATCAATATGTCGGACAACTGGTAAAAGATAATGACACAAAAATTCGTGACGCGGTTTTTGGCAATGCCGGCACAATGATATCTTTCCGAATCGGTGTGGATGACGTGGAAACAATTGCTAAAGAATTTGCGCCAACAGTCAATGAATACGATTTGTTGAATGTGGAAAAATACACGGCTTACATAAAACTTTTGATTGATAACACCGCCTCAAAGGCTTTTAATATGCAAACCCTTGCGCCGCAAAAAGGCGACGCGGAATTAGCGCAGGCCTTGAAGCAACTTGCCAGATTAAAATACGGTCGCGATAAAACAATTGTGGAAGCCGAGATCTCCGAGCGGACGCAGCTCGGAACTCCGGCGAGTGTTGCCGGGCCAATGGCAGGGGAACGGAGTTTATAAAAAATAATAAATAATTAAAATAAAAAAGAAAAGTTATGTTGGGACAAAATCAAAACGATTTTTTTGGTTCATCAAATGATGTTAGTGAAAATAAAAATGAAACATTCGGCGAAGCAATGCCGGCAGTTGTGCCGATAGAGGGAATGCCAACAGAAGCAATGCCAAAAATTTATGACGCGCCGGCCAAAACCGAACTTAAAGATTTAGAAATTTCGTTCAATTTTGAAAAAATAGAATTGATTAAAAAAATCGTCAAAGAAACGCAGGATAATTTGCGGAGAATAAATTGTCTTTTGGGCGAGGACGCGCCAAAGTTTGAAGAAAAAATTAAACAAAGTTTTCTGGATTCCGATATTGCTGCCGCGCCTTCCGCCGTGCCGATGTTTGCTGGATTAAAAACCGTTTCCCAGCCGGATGTGGCTTACGGCGAATCGGGCGAGCGAATTATGGAAGGAGTTTTCAACGGTCAAAATATGATTGGCGCCGACGGGAAAGAATATCTTGTGCCGTCGAACTATGCTTCAAAATCAAAATTGGTAGAAGGTGATATTTTAAAATTAACTATCAATGCCCGCGGAAATTTTCTTTTCAAACAAATCGGGCCGATTGAGCGGAATCGTGTAGTCGGAATGCTCGAAGAATCAGAATCTGGCGGCTGGACAGTTGCCTCCGGCGGAAAAAAGTGGCGAGTGCTCACAGCGCCTGTAACTTTCTTTAGGGGTGAATCGGGCGACGAGGCAGTTATTCTGATTCCTAAAAACACGCCGTCAAAATGGGCGGCGGTGGAGAATGTGATTAAGCGTGTGGCGGAGTAAATTTTTAGAAAATTATATTTTTAAAAGGTTGTTCTTCTATAAAAGAACAACCTTTTTGTCATCCTCGGGTTTGACCCGGGGATCCAGCTTATAATTCTGGATTCCCGCTTTCGCGGGAAGGACATTGTGCGGGTTGACAAAACTGTTAAATTAT is part of the Patescibacteria group bacterium genome and harbors:
- the cysS gene encoding cysteine--tRNA ligase → MLKLYNSLTKQKEIFQSLSEEKNKKKLVTMYTCGPTVYDYVHIGNLRSFLIADLLRRFLEFKGYKVKQVMNITDVGHMTSDAEAGEDKMEAAARREKKDPWQIAKFFAKAFFADAKKMNFLKAWKYPKATDHIKEMIKIIEKLIKNGYAYEVNGSVYFDLSKFSDWGKLSGNKLEDLIAGARVEVNLEKKHPYDFALWIKNPSHIMQWNSPWGKGYPGWHIECSAMAMKYLGETIDIHTGGEDNKFPHHESEIAQSEGATGKQFVRYWLHVKHLMVDGEKMSKSKGNFYTLNQILEKGFSPRALRYLLLSTHYRDSLNFTFESLGAAEKNITKIDETWTRLNGVDYKADGDDKLFGVAEKNFVDFEAALSDDLNISGGLAALLNFVKEINVAISRGISKDEVNIAERTLLAMDGVLGFGLEILKEEKISEKIKNLLSEREQARKNKDWEKSDELRAEIEKQGYVVEDTTEGQKVKKFRG
- a CDS encoding magnesium transporter CorA family protein — encoded protein: MIKNVLEFRNAKFSWVNVTKNSEKETEYLRKKFGFHELDLKDCLPPLQRPKLVVRPEYLFMILLFPVFDKKTRILHASEVDFFITKKTLVTVNNNELIPLREIFSGCQNEKEKCANPTDLLHKILHELLISCFPMLVHISTDIDNVETKLRSEFEKGTITEILRIKTNIVNFRKAMQPHKQVIRALVAEAPKFFPTQKMKIYFENLVNNTKEIWDLLDNYKDTIDALHGTNASLIDFRINEIMKTLTIFSVIVFPLTLLAALFGMNTPGMPLTDHPYGFWIILGGMMFGALGLLFFFEKKKWL
- a CDS encoding type IV secretion system DNA-binding domain-containing protein, with translation MEDLEKKTWHKIKGWFPRTALAAIFIFSVYQIAIPTAEIPPEVGGFIESPLGIMVFTLAAIFLGSWFFIYLLRRFLHHRTKMSTSFRNIVLLVTVPKESAERAQAQEKREITVQTIQEGIATAESLFASIGGLKAQKGIGAWFTGRTDYLAFEIVADKGFISFYVAMPKYLQEYVEQQIRANYHEAFIEEVKDYNIFTPTGDIRGAYLTFKRPHFFPIKTYKKMETDPMNSLTNVLSKLEKDEGAAIQFVLRSARKEWRQPGIKIAQEMQQGKKFSEAMSSISGNIFMKILGELGRAFSGGGKKKPEDQMKPQPEIYRLSPMEEEMVKGLEEKASKAGVDVNIRIVSSSPNSARAKMNLDNITNAFSQYNIYQYGNSFVRTAPGGRALKRVINNFIHRSFYEKRKVVLNSEEMASLFHFPSPWTEAPNIQWLLAKKAAPPVNMPKEGLTLGKSTYRGVEAMVKIKREDRRRHVYIIGKSGVGKSVLLSNMAKQDIQNGEGVAVVDPHGDLIEDILTGVPKERLDDVIIFDPSDADRPIGLNMLEARDESQKDFAVQEMIAIFYKLFPPEMIGPMFEHNMRNVMLTLMSDLANPGTIAEIPRMFSDNDFQKSWVAKVKDPVVRAFWEKEMAKTSDFHKSEMLGYLISKVGRFVENEMMRNIIGQSHSGFDFREIMDKKKILLVNLAKGRTGEVNSELLGLIIVSKLQMAAMGRAELPEAERHDFYLYIDEFQNFITDSIATILSEARKYRLCLTIAHQYVGQLVKDNDTKIRDAVFGNAGTMISFRIGVDDVETIAKEFAPTVNEYDLLNVEKYTAYIKLLIDNTASKAFNMQTLAPQKGDAELAQALKQLARLKYGRDKTIVEAEISERTQLGTPASVAGPMAGERSL